Proteins encoded by one window of Polyodon spathula isolate WHYD16114869_AA chromosome 16, ASM1765450v1, whole genome shotgun sequence:
- the LOC121328743 gene encoding MTRF1L release factor glutamine methyltransferase-like: MQSLGAGRQAQSLTETQIQSLGAGRQEQSLTETQIQRVWELCSKRLQRMPVQYVIEEWDFRDLTLKMRPPVFIPRPETEELVGLVMEELRTRGPAQDSPASLRFLEVGCGSGAVSLSLLSHCPQCHAVAVDRSSEALDLTRENAERLGVLERLQIVQMDVLLDADSLLCQCGSVDFIVSNPPYVFTEDLPLLEPEILWYEDHRALDGGEGGMDVIKQILSIGSRALKKNG, from the exons ATGCAGAGTCTgggagcaggcaggcaggcgcagtccctcacagagacacagatacagagtctgggagcaggcaggcaggagcagtccctcacagagacacagatacaGCGGGTGTGGGAGCTGTGTTCCAAGAGGCTGCAGAG GATGCCTGTACAGTACGTGATTGAGGAGTGGGATTTCCGGGACCTGACATTAAAGATGAGGCCCCCTGTCTTCATCCCCAGACCGGAAACAGAG GAGCTGGTGGGCCTGGTGATGGAGGAGCTCCGGACGAGAGGCCCAGCGCAGGATTCTCCGGCCAGCCTGCGGTTCCTGGAGGTGGGCTGTGGGTCAGGAGCTGTGTCCCTCAGCCTGCTGAGCCACTGTCCGCAG TGCCATGCTGTGGCGGTTGACAGAAGTTCGGAGGCCTTAGACCTGACCAGGGAGAACGCTGAAAG ACTGGGAGTTCTGGAGCGCTTACAGATTGTCCAGATGGATGTTTTATTGG acGCAGACTCCTTGCTCTGTCAGTGTGGCTCGGTGGATTTCATCGTCAGTAACCCTCCCTACGTGTTTACTGAAGACTTGCCCCTCCTGGAGCCCGAGATCCTCTG GTATGAGGATCACCGGGCCCTGGACGGGGGTGAGGGAGGAATGGACGTGATCAAGCAGATTCTCTCCATCGGGAGCCGTGCTCTGAAGAAGAATGGGTAA
- the LOC121328742 gene encoding cytochrome b-c1 complex subunit 1, mitochondrial-like has product MAASMYRAGSAVGKALARARRPALVSLRRSQGTMSYAQTLVSIPETKVTTLENGLRVASEDSDQPTCTVGLWIDVGSRYETEKNNGCGYFLEHMAFKGTKQRPQAALEKEVESMGAHLNAYTSREQTAYYMKAMASDLPKAVAILADVVQNSSLGDSEVERERDVILREMQEIESCLQDVCFDYLHATAFQGTPLSHTILGPTDNAKSLTRKDLVEYINTHYKAPRMVLAAAGGVNHNDLVSLARQHFSSMSFEYESDAIPVLAPCRFTGSDIRVRDDALPLAHVAIAVEGARWASPDIIPLMLASTMIGSYDVTHGGGKNLSSTLARLSAEDKLCHSFQSFNTCYSDTGLFGIHFITDKHNVEDMLHFAQREWMLLCTSVTESDVVRAKNALKTSLIAQLDGTTPACEDIGRHILSYGRRISLAEWDARIDAIDAKTIRDVCSKYIYDKCPAVAAVGPIEQLPDYNRIRSAMYWLRF; this is encoded by the exons ATGGCAGCCAGCATGTACAGAGCCGGGAGCGCCGTTGGGAAAGCCTTGGCCAGGGCCCGGAGG CCTGCCCTTGTGAGCCTGCGGAGGAGCCAGGGCACCATGTCCTACGCTCAGACTCTGGTCAGCATTCCCGAGACCAAGGTGACCACACTGGAGAACGGGCTGAGGGTGGCCTCCGAGGACTCGGACCAGCCCACCTGCACG GTTGGGTTGTGGATTGATGTTGGCAGCCGCTATGAAACTGAGAAGAACAATGGGTGTGGATACTTTCTCGAGCACATGGCCTTCAAG GGCACGAAGCAGCGCCCCCAGGCTGCTCTGGAGAAGGAGGTGGAGAGCATGGGCGCGCATTTAAACGCCTACACGTCCCGAGAGCAGACAGCCTACTACATGAAGGCCATGGCCAGCGACCTGCCCAAAG CTGTAGCGATCCTGGCTGACGTTGTTCAGAACAGCTCCCTGGGTGACTCCGAGGTGGAGAGGGAGCGGGATGTGATCCTGAGAGAGATGCAGGAGATCGAGTCCTGCCTGCAGGATGTCTGCTTCGACTACCTCCACGCCACAGCCTTCCAGGGGACCCCTCTGAGCCACACCATTCTGGGGCCCACCGACAATGCCAA ATCCCTGACCCGCAAGGATTTGGTTGAGTACATCAACACCCATTACAAGGCTCCCCGCATGGTCCTGGCTGCAGCTGGAG gtgtgAACCACAATGATCTGGTGAGCCTGGCCAGGCAGCACTTCAGCAGCATGTCCTTCGAGTACGAGAGTGATGCCATCCCAGTGCTGGCTCCCTGCCGCTTCACCGGGAGTGAC ATCCGAGTTCGTGACGATGCCCTCCCCCTGGCTCACGTTGCCATCGCAGTGGAAGGAGCTCGCTGGGCCAGCCCTGACATCATCCCTCTGATGCTTGCCAGCACTATGATCGGAAGCTACGACGTCACCCACGGAGGGGGCAAG AACCTCAGCAGTACCCTGGCACGCCTCTCCGCGGAGGACAAGCTGTGCCACAGCTTCCAGTCTTTCAACACCTGCTACTCCGACACGGGGCTGTTCGGCATACACTTCATCACAGACAAGCACAACGTGGAGGACATGCTGCACTTCGCCCAGCGGGAGTG GATGCTTCTGTGCACCAGTGTGACTGAGAGTGATGTGGTGAGAGCGAAGAACGCTCTGAAAACCAGCCTCATCGCTCAGCTCGACG GAACCACCCCCGCATGCGAGGACATCGGGCGCCACATCCTCAGCTATGGGCGCAGAATCTCATTGGCTGAGTGGGACGCAAGGATTGAC GCGATTGATGCTAAAACCATTCGTGACGTTTGCTCCAAATACATTTATGACAAGTGTCCAGCAGTGGCTGCTGTGG GTCCAATCGAACAGCTCCCTGACTACAACCGGATCCGCAGCGCCATGTACTGGCTGCGCTTCTAG